In Thalassotalea fonticola, a single genomic region encodes these proteins:
- a CDS encoding RNA methyltransferase, protein MTSKATIGLTNPKSPSNVGAVMRASGCYQVDSVFYDGPRFAFAKKFHTDTQNALLNIPLVETKRLLDVIPAGAKIVCVDLVEGAIALPDFEHPENAYYIFGPEDGTIEQEVIDSADSVVYIPTIGCMNLAATVNVVLYDRLAKSTTRIGGDELIRQSRDTNNTAKIKAT, encoded by the coding sequence GTGACAAGTAAAGCAACTATTGGTTTAACTAACCCTAAAAGCCCAAGTAATGTAGGCGCGGTTATGCGCGCGAGTGGTTGTTACCAAGTTGATTCAGTTTTCTATGATGGTCCACGTTTTGCTTTTGCTAAGAAGTTTCATACAGATACTCAAAATGCACTATTAAATATTCCATTAGTTGAAACGAAACGTTTATTAGATGTAATACCTGCAGGTGCTAAAATTGTTTGTGTTGATTTAGTTGAAGGCGCAATTGCCCTGCCCGATTTTGAACACCCAGAAAATGCTTATTATATTTTTGGCCCTGAAGATGGCACCATTGAACAAGAAGTAATTGATAGCGCCGATTCAGTGGTATATATACCTACCATTGGATGTATGAATTTAGCCGCAACGGTAAATGTAGTTTTATACGATCGTTTAGCAAAATCAACAACGCGTATCGGCGGCGATGAGCTTATTAGACAAAGCCGCGATACTAACAATACCGCAAAAATTAAAGCTACCTAA
- a CDS encoding hydroxymethylglutaryl-CoA lyase, protein MTIITNSEVSSLPEQVKIVEVGPRDGLQNEAKLISAEDKIALIEQLANAGVSYIESGSFVSPKWVPQMATSTDVFNGINRKNDITYAALTPNLKGFEGAVAVNADEVAIFGAASESFSQKNINCSIDESLERFLPVIAAAKKQGLKVRGYVSCVVGCPYEGDIEPEQVAKVAKKLFDMGCYEISLGDTIGVGTVSSVKTMLNTVSQLVPINKLAVHFHDTYGQALTNIFAALNCGITVIDSAVAGLGGCPYAKGASGNVATEDVVYLLNGLGIEHGIDFDKLLHAGWFISDKLGKAPISKVSNAMRAKQ, encoded by the coding sequence ATGACTATTATAACTAACAGCGAAGTTAGCTCCTTACCTGAACAAGTAAAGATTGTCGAAGTTGGACCAAGAGACGGGCTGCAAAATGAAGCTAAACTTATCAGCGCAGAAGATAAGATTGCTTTGATAGAGCAGTTGGCCAATGCGGGCGTGAGTTACATTGAAAGCGGCAGTTTTGTTTCGCCTAAATGGGTGCCGCAAATGGCAACCTCTACCGATGTGTTTAACGGCATTAATCGTAAAAATGACATTACTTACGCGGCACTTACGCCAAACTTAAAAGGTTTTGAAGGCGCTGTTGCCGTTAATGCCGATGAAGTTGCTATATTTGGCGCCGCTTCAGAATCGTTTAGCCAAAAGAACATCAATTGTTCAATTGATGAGTCATTAGAGCGATTTTTGCCAGTTATCGCAGCAGCTAAAAAGCAAGGGTTAAAAGTACGTGGCTATGTCTCTTGTGTAGTTGGTTGTCCTTATGAAGGCGATATAGAGCCAGAGCAAGTTGCCAAAGTCGCGAAAAAGTTGTTCGATATGGGCTGTTACGAAATATCCCTTGGCGATACTATCGGTGTCGGTACAGTATCAAGTGTAAAAACGATGCTCAATACTGTAAGTCAATTAGTACCAATAAATAAGTTAGCTGTACATTTTCACGATACGTACGGCCAAGCCCTAACAAATATTTTTGCGGCATTAAATTGTGGCATAACCGTTATTGACTCTGCTGTAGCAGGTCTTGGTGGTTGTCCTTATGCTAAAGGCGCATCTGGTAATGTTGCCACTGAAGATGTGGTTTATTTATTAAATGGCTTAGGTATTGAGCACGGAATAGATTTTGATAAATTGTTGCATGCTGGTTGGTTCATTTCTGACAAGCTAGGTAAAGCACCTATTTCTAAAGTATCGAATGCAATGCGTGCAAAACAATAG
- a CDS encoding acetyl/propionyl/methylcrotonyl-CoA carboxylase subunit alpha — translation MFTKILIANRGEIACRIIKTAREMGILTVAVYSDADADSLHVNMADEAIHIGGSPSRESYLIGDKVIEAAIRTGAQAIHPGYGFLSENADFCRKCAKQNIVFIGPPVPAIEAMGSKSAAKVIMEKANVPLVPGYHGDDQNPAIIKQAADDMGYPVLLKATAGGGGKGMRQVWSESEFDEALAAAKRESLSSFGDDTMLVEKYLTQPRHVEIQVFCDNHNNAVYLFERDCSVQRRHQKVIEEAPAPGMSEELRKQMGESAIQSAKAIGYQGAGTVEFLLDVDGSFYFMEMNTRLQVEHPVTEMISGQDLVEWQLRVAAGETLPLKQNELVLNGHAFEARIYAEDPNNDFLPATGKLNYLRIPVESEHVRIDTGVRQGDDVSVFYDPMIAKLIVWGENREKALQLLAKSLMEYRIQGVTTNIDFLYNLATAKPFQQADLDTGFIEKHHDLIFHEDEKTLADELPIAALYLVLAQASKAKAVANNTNDPHSPWNATNAWRLNEANIHAFELEHNDIIYPVQVEEKRQGSSTFYLITVAGKTIDCQGHIDGDTLFANVNGYRFNATVGENLGQYSLFRQTGVIHFAKVEPDCGDANSEQAGGGLTAPMNGTMVTLLADVGEAVKKDQPLLIMEAMKMEHTIRAPSDGSVSEFYFNVGDMVDGGAELLAFAAEDESK, via the coding sequence ATGTTTACTAAAATATTAATCGCAAACCGTGGTGAAATTGCTTGTCGCATTATTAAAACTGCTCGTGAAATGGGCATATTAACCGTAGCCGTATACTCCGATGCTGATGCTGATTCATTACACGTAAATATGGCTGATGAAGCTATACATATTGGTGGTTCGCCTTCACGTGAAAGTTATCTTATTGGTGATAAAGTTATTGAAGCGGCTATTCGAACTGGTGCACAGGCTATTCACCCTGGTTATGGTTTCTTATCAGAAAATGCTGATTTTTGCCGAAAATGTGCCAAACAGAATATAGTCTTCATTGGCCCTCCTGTACCAGCTATTGAAGCAATGGGCTCAAAATCAGCAGCAAAAGTTATTATGGAAAAGGCTAATGTGCCATTAGTGCCTGGTTATCATGGTGACGATCAAAACCCAGCAATAATTAAGCAAGCTGCAGATGACATGGGCTACCCTGTTTTGCTTAAAGCTACCGCTGGCGGCGGTGGTAAAGGCATGCGCCAAGTTTGGTCAGAAAGTGAGTTTGATGAAGCATTAGCTGCGGCTAAGCGTGAGTCTTTATCGTCATTTGGTGATGACACTATGTTGGTTGAGAAGTATTTAACTCAACCTCGACACGTAGAAATTCAAGTATTCTGTGACAATCACAACAACGCCGTTTATTTATTTGAACGAGACTGTTCAGTACAGCGTCGTCATCAAAAAGTGATTGAAGAAGCCCCAGCACCAGGCATGAGTGAAGAACTTCGTAAACAAATGGGTGAATCAGCGATTCAATCAGCTAAAGCAATTGGTTATCAAGGTGCTGGAACAGTTGAATTTTTACTTGATGTTGATGGCTCATTCTACTTTATGGAAATGAACACTCGTTTACAAGTAGAGCACCCAGTTACTGAAATGATCTCTGGCCAAGACTTAGTCGAGTGGCAGTTACGTGTAGCAGCAGGTGAAACGTTACCGCTTAAACAAAATGAGCTTGTGCTTAATGGTCATGCGTTTGAAGCAAGAATTTATGCAGAAGATCCAAATAATGATTTTTTACCAGCTACCGGAAAATTAAATTATTTGAGAATTCCTGTTGAAAGTGAACATGTTCGCATCGATACCGGTGTTCGCCAAGGTGATGACGTTAGTGTTTTTTATGACCCAATGATCGCAAAGTTGATTGTTTGGGGGGAAAACCGTGAAAAAGCACTACAATTATTAGCTAAATCATTAATGGAATATCGTATTCAAGGTGTTACGACCAACATAGACTTCCTCTATAACTTAGCAACGGCTAAACCATTTCAACAAGCCGATTTAGACACTGGCTTTATTGAAAAGCATCACGATTTAATTTTTCATGAAGACGAAAAAACATTAGCAGATGAACTACCAATTGCAGCATTGTACTTAGTATTAGCGCAGGCTAGCAAGGCTAAAGCAGTAGCGAACAATACAAACGACCCTCACTCTCCCTGGAATGCCACCAATGCATGGCGTTTAAATGAAGCTAATATTCATGCCTTTGAACTGGAGCATAACGATATTATTTATCCAGTACAGGTTGAGGAAAAACGTCAAGGCAGCAGTACATTTTATTTAATTACCGTCGCGGGAAAAACCATTGATTGTCAGGGTCATATTGATGGCGACACCTTATTTGCCAATGTAAATGGCTATAGGTTTAATGCTACCGTGGGTGAAAATCTGGGGCAATACAGTTTATTTAGACAAACAGGCGTTATTCACTTTGCCAAAGTTGAACCAGATTGTGGTGACGCAAATAGCGAACAAGCTGGCGGCGGACTTACCGCACCAATGAATGGCACTATGGTGACTTTATTAGCCGATGTTGGAGAAGCGGTTAAAAAAGATCAACCGCTACTGATCATGGAAGCAATGAAAATGGAGCATACTATCCGAGCTCCATCTGACGGTAGTGTTTCCGAATTTTACTTTAATGTAGGTGATATGGTTGATGGCGGCGCTGAATTATTAGCCTTTGCCGCAGAAGATGAGAGCAAATAA
- a CDS encoding enoyl-CoA hydratase/isomerase family protein, with protein MNDNKVLLNIDNRGIATVTLNNPDKHNAFDDGVINELTNIFNNVAANSNVKAMVLASTGKSFSAGADLGWMKRMASYSFDENLKDANALANMLKILNFMPMPTIAKVQGAAFGGAVGLVSCCDIAIASEKASFCLSEVKLGLIPATISPYVVNAMGLKACRRYFQTAERFFANKAQQLGLVDEICAVDVLDSEVETMLNTLLQNSPAAVKQAKQLAFDVAYKPINDELLEDTSKRIAAIRVSSEGQEGLTSFFEKRPAAWINK; from the coding sequence ATGAATGATAATAAAGTATTATTAAACATAGATAATCGCGGTATTGCTACCGTTACTTTAAATAATCCAGATAAGCATAATGCCTTTGATGATGGGGTGATTAATGAGCTCACTAATATATTTAATAATGTCGCCGCAAATTCTAATGTTAAAGCGATGGTATTAGCATCTACCGGTAAAAGTTTTTCTGCCGGTGCTGATTTGGGCTGGATGAAGCGCATGGCAAGTTATTCATTTGATGAAAATTTAAAAGATGCCAATGCCTTAGCCAATATGCTTAAGATTCTTAACTTTATGCCAATGCCAACCATTGCCAAAGTTCAAGGCGCAGCGTTTGGCGGAGCCGTAGGTTTAGTAAGTTGTTGCGATATTGCAATTGCATCCGAGAAAGCCAGCTTTTGTTTGAGCGAAGTAAAGCTAGGGCTGATCCCAGCAACAATTAGCCCATACGTGGTAAATGCAATGGGCTTAAAAGCCTGTCGACGATACTTTCAAACGGCTGAGCGTTTTTTTGCTAATAAGGCACAACAACTTGGTTTAGTTGATGAAATATGTGCAGTTGATGTATTAGATAGCGAAGTTGAAACTATGTTAAATACTTTACTCCAAAACAGTCCTGCGGCCGTTAAGCAGGCGAAACAATTAGCATTTGACGTGGCTTACAAGCCAATAAATGATGAATTATTAGAAGATACCAGTAAGCGCATTGCCGCTATTCGAGTATCGTCAGAGGGTCAAGAAGGGTTAACTTCATTTTTCGAAAAACGCCCTGCAGCCTGGATAAATAAATAG